In the genome of Nycticebus coucang isolate mNycCou1 chromosome 12, mNycCou1.pri, whole genome shotgun sequence, the window TGTGTTTGAAGATTTCTGGGTTGTAGTCCTGGTACTTCAGAACTTTAGGAGAAATAAACAACCAAGAAAACATGGACTTATTTTGAAGTCTAAGAAACCCAGTAGTGCTAACCTCATTTAATGCTTCCAACTCTGTGAAGGGGGTGATGTTCTTATTGAACATCTGAAGAAACCAAGGCTTGAAGAGTCTGACTTGTTCAAATTTGTACATATAGAAGTATTTAAATCTTAGActtcaaataataatatttaacatttaatagGAGCCTACTGTTTGTATAACAAGTTTTTTGGGGCATGATGAGAAGAGACTCATTCTATTCCCcagctagagtgccttggcatctgcctagctctcagcaatctcaaacccctggacttaaatgatcctcttggctcagcctcttgagcatctgggactacaggtgcccactgcaacacctggatattatgtacattttctatttttagtagagacagggttcctctcttgctcaggctgatcctgaacccctgagctcaggtgatccactctcctcagcctcccagagagctaggatttcaggcatgagctaccgcactCTGCCTATAACAGGTTCTGGTTGGGCACTTTATTTATCTCATTCGTTTAATCTACACAGTATCACCATTTTCCTATGGTGAGTCTGAGATTTAGAGAAGTGAAATGACTTACCTGAAGTCACATGCAGGACCTGCTGACTTATGTTTCAAGCCACATCTGCCCGTTTCCAGAACTCACACTTTGTGGCAGGAGCTTTGTTAAAAGCCCGGGCCCTGCTGAATTTATAATCTGTCCACACTCTGCACCTTCGGTCAGGCCGGATTTTAAACATGGGTCAAGAATTAACAGTAAAGTTCCTTAGGCAAGTCAGTGAACCTTTTCTCATTAGTTTCTTCCTGGTAATAAATGCCTGCCTTTGTTGGGTGGCTTCAGTATGGTTTTATACACAGTGGGTATTCCAGTAAATGATGGCAGCTCTCTCTGCCACCTTTTTGCCATCCACTATTCCTGCCCCTGACCACCACTCTCTGTCTCCTCTCAGCGGAACTAACTTCCTTTATTATTTTGGCACTGACCTAGCAGGGTGAAAACCATCACTCTCTGATTGGGATTAACAAAGCCAATCCAGGATGAGGAAAAAGAGACATGAAAATGCCCAACAGCAAGGATCAGGTATTCCTAACATATCCAGACTCCAGAGGCTCATGGAACTTTGCTCACAAGATTGAGTTAAATCAGTCTCTGTGAGACATTTCAGCTGACAGCCTGCCTGCATGTGATGACAGGTGGCAGACCCAGTAGTGATTCAGAGATTGTGGATTgtgtcaggaggctgaagtaggacaGATGAATCTCAAACACCAGGCAGCATAACGGGACCAGCCCTTAGAGGTCAGAACATGCAGTTGGAGGAAAagtgggaggcaggaaggaacTGACGAGGGAGGCCTTCTGGAGAATGCTGGAGATTGGTATGGGAAGACTAAGCCTGGTATTTAGTGGAACAGGTGGAGGCGGTCTCTGTGAAAGCCAACAGTTAAACGCCTTTCTATTCACTACCTCTCTCGTTGTCCCGCCATCTATGCCCTTTGACCCTGTAATTTCATGCTTAAAaagttctccaaagaaaatattcaaaagtacGGGCTAAATGCTTTTTATACTGGCAAAAATTTGGAAGCAAGCTAACTGACAAACATTAGGGGAATTGCCAAAATAAATGATGGTAAATCCATGTGGTAATAACTATTGAAAGTGAGGAAAATGttcatttcatattaaaaaacagTATGTAAAAACACTGTGTATGGAATGATAGCAACTTTTATAGTAGAATTATGgatgttttaaaatcatttctaaaGTATACTTACTTGTAATGGACACACAGAAAAAAGgactttttcaaataataaaatgtaacagAGCATTTCAAACAGGCTATTATTTAAACTAAGAGCTGAAGAATTTAGTCATGATACTTccaagtatgtatatatatatttatttatattaatatatatatttttattatatatttataatatatattctctgtatatttatttatgcatagatgtttcagttatttctttttactaGTAGTTTCTCTcaagtgtatatatatgtattttttgctaAAGACACTAGTCTTGTTTTCTTCAAAGttgtctttctttatcttttcaatcCTCAAACATCTAATGGCTAATGTTATTTTGCAAAAAGTACTAAGTGGTTGCTGAATTGAAATGGAGAAATGTAGTTCATGATGTTTTTCCTTTACCGTCAACATCAGGCTTCATCATACAATTTCCTTTTATCACTTTGGTCAAGAGGAGGGGCAGAAAATTTTGAGTTGGAGTATCATTCAGAGAcgatttatttctgcttttcattttacAGCCGTTAAGGGATCCAGGACTGGAAAGGCCAACTTCTTCCTCATTTTAGGGTCAATCTTTTCCATCTGTATTTCTTCACGGTACTATACAGGTATTGTCTGCTTTTATTCCTTCAGAtcttttttcttgattatgtTATTAGTCCTGCTTATTTATTCTAGGAGAAAGGCATTTAACTGTAAATGTCTTGACATGAGAATGGGATTGATAAGAAATCATTCTCTAGTGATTGAGTTAGAACTGTAATAACTCTAAAGGATGTAAAATTTGTTGTTCAACATTcacataaagttattttctttctcaaaattctATGATTTTTGCTTTGTGTTATCAAAATAAGAAAGAGATTTGGGGAGATAATTACTTTTTCTTGGGTCTAAAGATTTACAGATTATCTGATCCATTTTGAAGGATTGATTCTATAATAGAAAAACTCTTAGGAAATTtgtgaaaatgtaaatgaatttcaaacatttttttttttttgtagagacagagtttcactttattgccctcggtagagtgccgtggcatcacacggctcacagcaacctccaactcctgggcttaggcaattctcctgcctcagcctcccaagtagctgggactacaggtgcccacacaacgcctggctatttttttgttgcagtttggccggggctgggtttgaacccaccaccctcggtatatggggccagcgccctgctcactgagccacaggcaccgccccgaacatttttttaattaaaaaatttagaaaagaatatacttacatgTGCAATTTGTTTTCTACATTTCTTGTCTCTGGATGTCATCTTTTCATACTGATTTATATAAGATAAAAggcaaattttaaatatttacttacttagcaatttttttctatgttggTACATGGGACACTCCCCAAGTTTTGTGACACACAGTGTCACGATCCATTATTTCATGTTAAGAAACACTGTAGACATTGTCCTTTCCTAGCTCGGCTTATTGGGTTGCTGGGAGAGCTTCATTatgcttcttgatttttgtgtatctcagaagTTTCATAACAACTCATGTGTCCACTAATAGATTAAATCCATTAAGGACACTAACCAATGACCACCTAGtgacaaattttattttcacataggCTTCTTTGGCAACATCCTATGCTAGAAGAGTATTTCTAAAATTCTGATGTACACGGAATCATTTGAGCTTTAAAATACAGGTATCTGGACTCTAATCCAAGAGATTTTTATTCAGCACATATTGAACAGGGAACTGGAATCTGGATTATTAACCAATCTGCAAAATGAACCCTCAAATAATTCTTTTGCAGATGGTATAGGGGATGTACTTTGTGAAACAGTCTGGTAGATTCACATGTACTTGCAAACAACGCAAACACTTTTAAATACTTATATGTGTATTGGAACAGAACATGTATAAGTCATCTTCAAACTAAGACAACTATTCTTTTTAGAATATAGGATTTATGGTTTTTTAATTGATAGCTTAAAAGTGTTTCAATGATTTGAGGAAGTaccaatttttattatatatattttttatacatacatacaacatttttatatgtatattgaaCATTTTAAGCAAAATTGGCTGtgtatatgaaataatttattgataggtttttaatttttttctgtattttctaatgtagttttatataaatgactttataagtaaagtatctcaagaatggaagaaaaagtatccagtgtactcagccttactatgaaactaatttatggctttcatatgaaagctataacccagttatagcctaagaatatggggaagggggagagggaggggagggaggggaaggatgggtacagggagggtgattggtgggattacacctgtggtgcatcttacaagggtacaggtgaaacttagtaaatgtagaatataaatgtcttaacgcaataactaagaaaatgccaggaaggctatgttaaccagtgtgaagaaaatgtgtcaaactgtttataaaaccagtgtatggtgccccatgatcgcattaatgtacacagctatgattaatattaataaaaaaatgttgaaaggttttctgtttcttaaaaaatcagTCTCAGTCTTGCTTTAGGCACTAAAGGAGTTAGAAAACACGCACCTCTCAGCAGCAAATCTTAGCATGTTTCAATTGACTGGcattttaacttttcttcagACAGAATTCATCCTCCTGTTACAAGGTTGTAGGGCAAAATATATTTGTCTTCTTACTCTGAAGATGAGTGATCAGAGAGTGATTTATTCTACCCTGAGATTTCTGCAGCCTCCTTCAGAATCACAGAGCAGACAAAGGCCAGGTGTCACTCAGAGACCTGGGAAAACCGATGACAAAGGTGTGTGTTTTAAGCGTCTAAATTCACCTGCCTCATGCATTGCCAAAGTCTTGATGTTTGAGAACCATTTTTGTCTGTACTTTGTTTCCTATCTGGTAAAAAAACAGTAACGGGCAAGGAAAATAGAACATGtcctttttttataaagacaaaaatgttgtacagaaaaattaatgaattcttttaaatttaagaagttgataaaatatttttatttgtaagaacATAATAGAGTTTGAAAAGAAACATAgcatttcttagaaaaataaaaatcttaggggatgtttaagaaatgaaaaatctgtgttaaaaacaatatttttattcagaCAAAAAGATATTATAGGTGtcttaaatatttagtaaacctCAGTGGCAATGAAGCAGCAAAAATATTCCAATTAAAAGGTATGTTCTAATTTTTctatcctccctctctctctctcccttaaaATACTATCTCAGTTAAATCCTAAATTGAGAATAATCATTTATTGCTTTaatgtaataatataataataagagTTACAACTTACAGATACTGAGGACCTCAAAAGCAAAAGCGTAACTGTTGTATGTCTAGAGAAAAATAGAGTTggtgaaaaatgaaggaaagttgATTCCTAGAAACTCTTTTAAGGATAGACcaagccaggtgcggtggctcacgcctgtaatcctaacactttgggaaactgaggcgggtggattacttgagctcagaagttcgacaacagcatgagcaagagtaagaccccatctttactaaaaatagaaaaaaactagctgggtgttgtggcaggcgcctattatcacagctgcttgggaggctgaggcaagaggattgtttgagtccaagatttctgggttgctatgagttagacagatgccaccatactctacctagggcgacaaagagcaactgtcacaaaaaaaaaagatagacccCAATCACATTTGCAGCTTCAGAATATCCATTATCGGTTACCAATTTCTCAAGAATATtgactgatttttcttcttcatgatcACTTGTGACCACAGTAAGGAACACATGTAGCGGTTGGGATACCCTTGCACATGTGTCTATTGCTGTCAATGCTCTTGTAGAGGATGTTCTTTTTAAATCCTATAAATTGTTGCCATATTAGGATGTCTACAAtgggtgtgtgtgaatgtgtgtgtgcatgtcagCCAGAAATCTGAAACTTTAAAACTGTAATTTATGGgttacaaattttatttactaattgcttctcagccttttggttaAGAtcaagtgaaattttattttcttatttatttacttttgagacaggctgttgctcaggctagagtgcagtggcagtaTCACACTCACTGCAAActaaaattcctgggttcaagggattctgctgtctcagcctcccatgtagctgggactataggtatataccaccacaagtggctaatttttctattttttgtacagatagggtcttgttctttcttaggctggtcttgaactcttggcctcaaataatcttcccacttcagccttccaaagtgctgggattataggagtgacccaccatgcctggagCTGtaggttacaatttttttttttttagacagtgtctcctTATCTTCCCctagttagagtgccatggccttggcctagctcacagcaacctcaaacttctaagcttaagcaatcttcctatctcagcctccgaGTTGCTGAGCCTATAGGCACACATCACCACAccctgataatttttctatttttagtacagatgggtcttattcttgctcaggttggtcttgaacttctgagctcaagcaattctcctgcatcttcctcccagagtgctaggattaaaagtgcgagccactgcacctggcttaggTTACAAATTTAAATCAATTTGCATAATATATTCTGTGAAATTTTTAGAGTAGAATGTCCTTTTGTTTCACTTGATATAAGGTTAGTAGTGAGCCAGGCTTTTCACTGATAACGATTTTCTCCCTTTCAGTGTCCTGGCGTCTCATTGCAGTGACACTTGGGATCCTCTGTTTACTTCTGCTGATGACAGTCACAGTGTTAGTGGTAAAGAGTGAGTAATTGAAATACATCTTTCTTGTCTGAGTAATAGCAATAACGACTAATTGTGCAGCTATAACCATGCTCCCTCCATTGTTTTCTGTCTGTAACCAGGGAATGTCCCACGTGGCTCTGGACTGTGTTGGTGATTTTCTTTCTGGTCCTATCACactgtcattttcattttacttaaccTTGACTCTGAAAGTGTAATGAGCGGTCTCGTTCGGTATGATATTAATCCATGGTAATATTTCTTCTGGTAGATGGTTTAATAATATGCACGTATTCTGCCATCTGAGTTTAGATCATCATCAATCTAAAATAAACATCAATGAGAAAGGGCTGTTCAGAAGGAGTTATGACTTCCTATTAACTTTTACAAAGTGTGTAACAAAGACTGGTTTAGTAAAAGAATCAATCTGTACATGGATATTAGATCTtgaattaaaacttcatttttatttgaactGCTTCACAACTTTTCAGAAAAGCGCTGATATGTTATACTCAGATACTAAGTTACATATccagattttactctttcctcATATGGATATTCTATCTGTTCCAGTCCTAATTGTGCCATCTCTTCATGTTTCTTAGTTCAGATTTTCATACACAAAGGATATGTCATTAAATGTTGACTGAGTTTCATGTTGGTGCTTATTTGTAAATGATGTGTTATTAAAAATGATCTAAACTGAAAGATAGGTGTTGCCATCAAAATtttcttcagatattttatttatcttacaaTTACCTTGCTAATAGTGAGAAATGTATGTTTCCATTTCTATGGTCAGTTCATTGTGGTGTTACTTTTGAAATGTCAAATTACTAATTAAAGTAATGGTATGGGTTGGTTGccaaagtaagatttttttttctcttgtcttagATTTCAGTATTTGATTGTTATGAGTATTTTTTGCATTATATCTATGTTACTGATTTTAGTTTTTCAGGACGTTCCAGAGAAACATCATCAGCAGGAAATTCTAGAAAACCTTAGGCAAAAGTACCACATTATGCAAAATGACAAAGACTTAAAGGAGCAGCTTTTGACAAATAAGACTTTAGAAtgtgacattttaaaacataaaagtgtTCAGCAGAAAAAGGAACTGGCctcattttttatagaaaacaacAGATGTTTTGGCAAAAATGAGATCTCTTCAAAATCTTTGCAAAATACAGGTATGGAGGAAATCTTGAATGAAATGTTgcacaatttttctttatttcctttctgtccAAAAGCTTTGAAGCCTAATAAACAGGTTTATGATATGTGGTAGTGATCTATGGGATCTGAGGCACAGCTTTTCATCTATGCCTTTAGAGTTAATGTAGGTATTTGGGTTGCTTATTTCATGTGGATTGGGACTCAAGGAGCCATGTTTGGATTAGTGGAATCCTATAGTTTCCCAAACTCAGtggcagtttttaaaattcttaccgCTCTAATAATGTAAAATAACATGTCAGCTCTGAAAATTCAGATTATTTTGGTCCTGTGGCAAATGAAAGACTCCCACTTTTTACTGACACAGATTACGGAGAGCAGGCCTTCTGTCAGAGTGTTTTTAGGTTAAAAGGGGCAAAAGAGGGTTTAGATGGATGCTGTGATAAAGAAAATTGCATGTGTATGTTTTCATTCTGCCTCACTTCAGACATTTCAGGCATTTGGTTTATTTGTGACCAAGGTATCTGCAGTAGGTTGGCAAAAGTTGCTACAGTGTTGATGTTTGTACAACTCTGTGTGATGATGCCTTTAAAAACACAGTAGATTCTCTTATCTTGCATAATGAGAGAATGAATTAACCTTGTTAATCAACAACTGGTGAATATTTGTTTAGGATTTAGAATTCACAAAAGGcttttgtgtatttaatttcatttgaGTATGATAAAAATTTACTGTCTCTATTCTTAAAGGatcaatgatatttttaaaagtaaggtgcaatgttaaatacaaatatataaaaggaaaagaaaaagttgcaAAAAGTAATATTTCTATTACTTAGAAGAcattccacaatttttttttttttttgtttttatacagaCTCTcactaagtgattctcttgcctctgcctcccaagtagctgggactataggcgtcggccacaatgcccagctattttttggttgcagttgtcagtgttgtttagcaggcgtgggctgggttcaaacctgtcagctccaatgtatgtggctggcgccctaaccactaagtacaggcgccgagcccacagttttttaaaattgaattttattattttttagacagctttattgaagtattatTGATATACCAAAAAGAACTGCACTTATTTAATGCAGTCAATTGGATGAATTTGAACATATGTGTACAGCCACGAATTCATCACCATACTCAGGGTCATAGACGTTTTCATTATCTCTAAAAGGTTCTTCATGTccgattatttatttatttatctatttataggAGCACTTAGCATGACATCTGCCTTCTTaacacatttttaagtgtacagtattgttaactattGGCACTACACTGTAcggcagatctctagaacttactcattttcataactgaaactttatacttATGGAGGAGCAACTCTTCACCTCTCTCCAGCCCCAGGCAACCATTTATTCTATTCTCTGCTTTTATGAATGTGACTCATACCTCATATAAGTGGCATCATGAAGTGTGTGTCCTTCTGTGGTTGCCTTATTTCATTTAGTGTAACATCTTCAAGGTTTATCCGTGTTGTTGGATTTGGCAGgatttacatctttttaaaagtgGAATAATATACCACTtttgtatgcatataccacatttttttttttatgtttatccatctgtggacatttaggttgcttccagatcttggctattatgaataaagctgcattaaacatgggagtgcaggtatTTGTTGGCATCCAGAACCTGGATGAGCTTCACAGTATCATTACTGGGATAAGTGTAATTGATAAGTATCTTGCTCTGGTTAACCAATTTCAGGTGACAAGAAGTGTCATGATTCACCTTGTATGTTGTAGGCATACACTGTGAAGACCACTGTTCCTGTTATGGATTGAGCTGTTATTATTTTGCCATGGAAAATAAAGACTGGAACGGATGTAAACAGACTTGCCGAAGTCAGAGATCATTCCTTTTGAAGATAAATGATGAACTTGAACTGGTATCATGGACTcttacattcatttttattctcttggACTCTTTTACCCTGGAACCTAAGATACTGAGGATAGGCAGGAATCCAGAGAGAGAGAACTTCACCTATTGTTCGGTTAGTGTCTGTTGGGTGAGCAAAAGTGTACAGCTAAGAGTCTCGTAGGAGACTGCTGGCTGCTAATAGATATGTGATCCTGCTACTGACTAAGTAGACAGTACATATTTTAGCAGGATGACCATTATTATTAAGGATGCAGTTTGGGTTTTTGAAGTCATCTCCCTTTCTAAAGAGTCCACAGGAGAATCACTCACAAAGAAgtatgcctttttgttttttctatgaaGTACTTAACCTTTGGTAAATTGCACTTTGCAACTAACAGTTATTTATCCCTAAATAGTGATAACTAAGAATTGGGACACAGCATAGTCTAGCAGTTACTTTGCGAACCCGGGAGTCAGGCTGCCTGGGATCACATCCATTGCTACCACTTATTATCTGGGTGACTGTCAGTACATTACTTATCCTCTCTGAACCAATGTGCAAAATGGATATAATAATGAGGAACATAAAAGtggtaagttttaaaaattaacctcATAGTGTTTTTATTGCATCTATAGGTAACATATACTTGATCAACATTCttatacagtattttaaagatGTATCTCTTTaagacaatataaaaagaaaaatataatgataatgttgaattttaaaaaatttatttctaataaaatttatccagatacacaaaatatataattttacatttcatatattttatacagATATGTTTACAAAGATTAACCTGTAACCTCTGCTTAGCTTTtaggaaaaaacacaaaatttatatCCAAatctaataaatgtttaaaattacagCAAAAAGAATTTATGGTATCAAGTCATGAAATAATTGTTTGTTCAAGCAGTAAAAcatagttaaatttaaatctacattttaaaataatatttagttaTTTAATCAGGCATCTTGTAACATGTCACttgatatattacattttaaatatggtAAATTCTTCCATATACGGTCTcctgtcccttccctccttctaaCTATTGAATTACAGCAAGAGGCTAAAACTTTAAGGCATTGACTGCCCACAAccaaatatgttttaatttaataaagttgttttaatgatttttatcttgCACTTACAATTAGGTGATGATCAATTTTCTACATCTTATATATACTTTGGGAGCATGATTTTGAATAGTTTCAGAAAGCATCATAAATTGATTTAAAAGTATCCTATTGCTAGatatttagattttaaattttcccTGTTTTAAATAATCCATAAAAGCAGCAGTcatttttaacatatataaataacgTATTAGGAGGAAATTACTTTGGGAAATGAAAAAGCAGGGATTGAGGGGAGAGAGGTTTCTCGAGGAAGGAGGAATGAAGGGTGATGTTCAGAGTAGCAGCGTACTGGCCATAGAAACAGCTGGCCCTTCAGCCTGCCCTCTCTGAGCTCCTCTAACAAGTGGGAGTTAAGTCACATGATATGTTTTGTTTCCTTCCTAGGCCTTCCTTCAACCCCAGACTCACAAAAATTATTACTGGATTGGATTATCGTATGATCACagggaaaggaaatggaaatgggTTGATGATGGTTTGTCTTCTTCCGGAATGTAAGTTTCCGGAGTGCATTCAAACCC includes:
- the LOC128561803 gene encoding killer cell lectin-like receptor 2 isoform X2 — protein: MSDQRVIYSTLRFLQPPSESQSRQRPGVTQRPGKTDDKVSWRLIAVTLGILCLLLLMTVTVLVVKIFQDVPEKHHQQEILENLRQKYHIMQNDKDLKEQLLTNKTLECDILKHKSVQQKKELASFFIENNRCFGKNEISSKSLQNTGIHCEDHCSCYGLSCYYFAMENKDWNGCKQTCRSQRSFLLKINDELELAFLQPQTHKNYYWIGLSYDHRERKWKWVDDGLSSSGINSTVMSSPSSRGQCAFLSSTRMATADCIKTYPCICEKRIDFGSIFSASTCTKKKS
- the LOC128561803 gene encoding killer cell lectin-like receptor 2 isoform X1, translated to MSDQRVIYSTLRFLQPPSESQSRQRPGVTQRPGKTDDKVSWRLIAVTLGILCLLLLMTVTVLVVKIFQDVPEKHHQQEILENLRQKYHIMQNDKDLKEQLLTNKTLECDILKHKSVQQKKELASFFIENNRCFGKNEISSKSLQNTGIHCEDHCSCYGLSCYYFAMENKDWNGCKQTCRSQRSFLLKINDELELVSWTLTFIFILLDSFTLEPKILRIGRNPERENFTYCSAFLQPQTHKNYYWIGLSYDHRERKWKWVDDGLSSSGINSTVMSSPSSRGQCAFLSSTRMATADCIKTYPCICEKRIDFGSIFSASTCTKKKS